The Bacilli bacterium PM5-9 sequence TTGTTACTGATAGAATTGTAGTAGATAGACAATTGCAAGATGCTGTACAAGCTATTACTCATCAAAGTGGTGTCATAAAGGTAATGGATGATAAGGCAACTTCTAGTGATTTAGCTGATGCTCTTGCAAGTAACACAAAAATTATTGCTACTACAATTCATAAATTTGCCGAGATTAACAAATCTGACTGGATGAGTGTTGGAGAAACAAAAGGTAAAAATTTTGCCATATTAATTGATGAAGCACACAGCTCTACTACTGGTTCTTATATGAGTGCCGTAAGTCAAGTATTGACAGAAACTGATGTCGAAAATGGAACGATTGAAGAAGTCCAAGAAGTCAGTGTCGGTGATGCCATTGAACAAGAAATTGCTAGAACTGGTAAACAAGACAATATTTCTATCATTGCTTTCACGGCAACACCTAAAGCAACAACTCTTCAATTATTTGGCTCGACTTGTTTTGATGGGATAGGAAGAGAACCTTTTGATGTCTATAGCATGAAACAAGCCATTGAAGAAGGATTTATTCTTGATGTCCTTAATAATTATGTGACTTATGAAACCTACTATAAATTAAATAAAGCAATTGAGGATGACCCAGAGTTAAAGTCTACAGTTGCTAAAAGAAAAATAGCTAAGTTTGTAGAACTTTCTGAAGAAAATATTAATGGAAAAGTAGAAATCATCATGAATCATTTTATTACTCATGACATCATGGCCGAAATTGGTGGAAACGGGAAAGCAATGATTGTTACTAGTGGCCGTGAGGCAGCAGTGAAATATGAACAGGCGTTAACCCGTTATTTTAAGGAATATCACATTACAAGTATTGGCACGATTGTTGCGTTTTCAGGTAAAGTTGAAGTGGCTGGAGTTGAATATTCAGAACCTGCTATGAATCGCTTTAAAGAAGAGGCTTTAAAAGATAAGTTTGATTCTGAGGATTACCAAGTTTTAATCGTTGCGAATAAATATCAAACCGGCTTTGACCAACCGAAACTTGTAGCCATGTATGTTGATAAAAAACTAAATGGTGTTGCTGCAGTTCAGACATTGTCACGACTGAATCGAATGGTTAAAGGGTATAACAAAAAGACCTTTATTTTAGATTTTAAAAACTCATACGAGGATGTCAATAAAGCCTTTGCGCCATATTATAGAGCAACTGTTTTATCTGATACAATTTCACCTAGCGATATTTTTGAATTGGATAAAAAAATTGAAGATTTGAATATCCTTGATATGGAAGTAGTTCATGAGTTTAATCAATACCTTTATCAAGAAAAGCGTTCAAGCAGAGAAAAACAGAAAATGACAGCTTTGCTAAACAAAGGATATGAACAGGTTAGAAAATTTGATGAAAAAGAACAACTAGAGATTAAACGTACTATTCGCGGTTTTTTAAGAGTATACACTTTCTTGATTCAAACCACAGCATATCAAAATGAAGTCTTACACGAAAAATATAACTATCTTCAATCATTGGTTAAGATGATAGATGTTCGATTAGGTGGTGACGACTTTACTATAGCAGACAAAATCGTTGTGGAGTATATGAAACACAAACATACAGGAGCCTTCTATGTTTCAGAAATGCCAGCAGAATATGACTTGAAACTTAATAAACCAAGTATCAGTGATATCACAGAGGATCAAGAGAAAAAGTTGTCTGA is a genomic window containing:
- a CDS encoding type I restriction enzyme R subunit (product_source=KO:K01153; cath_funfam=3.40.50.300; cog=COG0610; ko=KO:K01153; pfam=PF04313,PF18766; smart=SM00487; superfamily=52540,53067; tigrfam=TIGR00348) — its product is MDVELLWKFLLDTQEKTIAKLVRKLSKETILNIINQEIIKNGLLFSLKQGVYLENEKMDLMYRTPATSFNEKANKLFSLNIFSVMEEVNYENDDRIDLVVFLNGLALFSIELKYNPNGQNVDDAIKQLKGRNPKNRLFQFNTGVLASFAVDTLEVFVTTQLKGQDTYFLPFNIGKGKGIDLGAGNPHNTDGPDTLYLWQEVLTREGIFQLIERFIFLKVDENNPKKKDIIFPRYQQRRAVTRVLDDMKENHTESNYLIQHSAGSGKTMTIAWLAHSLVSLHDNNNKTVVDTVLIVTDRIVVDRQLQDAVQAITHQSGVIKVMDDKATSSDLADALASNTKIIATTIHKFAEINKSDWMSVGETKGKNFAILIDEAHSSTTGSYMSAVSQVLTETDVENGTIEEVQEVSVGDAIEQEIARTGKQDNISIIAFTATPKATTLQLFGSTCFDGIGREPFDVYSMKQAIEEGFILDVLNNYVTYETYYKLNKAIEDDPELKSTVAKRKIAKFVELSEENINGKVEIIMNHFITHDIMAEIGGNGKAMIVTSGREAAVKYEQALTRYFKEYHITSIGTIVAFSGKVEVAGVEYSEPAMNRFKEEALKDKFDSEDYQVLIVANKYQTGFDQPKLVAMYVDKKLNGVAAVQTLSRLNRMVKGYNKKTFILDFKNSYEDVNKAFAPYYRATVLSDTISPSDIFELDKKIEDLNILDMEVVHEFNQYLYQEKRSSREKQKMTALLNKGYEQVRKFDEKEQLEIKRTIRGFLRVYTFLIQTTAYQNEVLHEKYNYLQSLVKMIDVRLGGDDFTIADKIVVEYMKHKHTGAFYVSEMPAEYDLKLNKPSISDITEDQEKKLSEIIEEMNEHLNLDIDDAIGVTGAVAVRELMKKNEKLRESAKVNTREDFRFTFDDEIDNALTDGYMQNQDFFGVLLNNEAFKKRIAQVFVDDVYKSLQDK